A region from the Lutra lutra chromosome 1, mLutLut1.2, whole genome shotgun sequence genome encodes:
- the LOC125095678 gene encoding olfactory receptor 5K1 produces MTEENHTMKSEFILTGFTDNPELKTLLFVVFFVIYLITMVGNLGLVILISKEHHLHTPMYIFLGNLAIVDSCCASAITPKMLGNFFSENRVASLYECMAQFYFLCTVETADCFLLAAMAYDRYVAICSPLQYHTMMSKKLCVQMTTGAYIAGNLHSMIHVGFLFRLAFCGSNHIKHFYCDILPLYRLSCVDPYINELVLFVFSGSIQVFTIGGVLISYFYILFTIFKMKSKEGRVKAFSTCASHFLSVSLFYGSLFFMYIRPNLLEEGDRDIPAAMLFTIVVPLLNPFIYSLRNKEVITVLRKILKKKRSHENWKQMTSTIT; encoded by the coding sequence ATGACTGAAGAAAATCATACCATGAAAAGTGAGTTTATCCTCACAGGATTTACAGATAATCCGGAGTTAAAGACCCTTCTGTTTGTGGTGTTCTTTGTCATCTATCTGATTACCATGGTGGGGAATCTAGGCCTGGTGATACTGATTTCAAAAGAGCATCATCTTCACACACCAATGTACATCTTTCTAGGCAACTTGGCTATTGTGGATTCTTGCTGCGCCTCTGCCATTACTCCTAAGATGTTAGGGAACTTCTTTTCTGAGAACAGAGTGGCTTCCCTCTATGAATGCATggcacaattttattttctttgcacgGTTGAAACTGCAGATTGCTTTCTCCTGGCAGCAATGGCCTATGATCGCTATGTGGCCATATGCAGTCCACTGCAGTACCACACCATGATGTCAAAGAAACTCTGTGTTCAGATGACCACAGGGGCCTACATAGCTGGAAACCTGCATTCCATGATTCATGTAGGGTTTCTGTTTAGGTTAGCTTTCTGTGGATCTAATCACATTAAGCACTTTTATTGTGATATTCTTCCTTTATACAGACTCTCCTGTGTTGACCCTTATATCAATGAACTGGTACTATTTGTCTTTTCAGGCTCAATTCAAGTCTTCACCATAGGCGGTGTCTTAATATCTTACTTCTACATTCTCTttactattttcaaaatgaaatccaaagaaGGAAGGGTCAAAGCCTTTTCTACCTGTGCATCCCACTTTTTATCCGTTTCATTATTCTATGGATCTCTTTTTTTCATGTACATTAGACCAAATTTGCTTGAAGAAGGTGATAGGGATATTCCAGCTGCGATGTTGTTTACAATAGTAGTTCCTTTACTAAATCCTTTCATCTATAGCCTAAGAAATAAGGAAGTAATAACTGTCTTgagaaaaattctgaagaaaaaaagatctcatgaaaattggaaacaaatgACATCTACTATAACTTAA